The sequence TTAAAAAACAATTAAACAGCGAGCTTTTACCCACATTAGGCATGCCTAAAATGGCAATCTTAAGCACCGAGCCCCCTTTTTTATAGCGATAGACCCCAAGAGATTTAAAACCCTCTCATTTGAAAATCCAAATTATGGTAAAATGGCGAGTTTAGGATAAAAAACCCACCGAATGGGGCGATATTAGTAGCATTTGACTTAAAGAACGCTTGTATCCCTAGTGTAGGGGTTTGGCGCATGTAAAAAGGGTTTTTATGGAGCGGATTTGGGCGCACAGAGGGGGCTTTTTGTTGGCGTGTTGCTTGGGGGTGTTTTTTGGGTGCGGACAGCCACAAAACCATGCCCCTATCAACTACAACTTCAATTACAAAGAGGACATCACAAACACAGTCAACCAAAACCATTTACAAGCTTCTAGAACCGCCCCTATTGTTACAAGCCAAACCAAACACATTATTCGCCTAAAGACAAATGGACCTAAAAAAGTGGTCTTCTCCCAAGAAAATTACTACCCCTTAAGTGAGGGTGAAGTCGGCATTGAAGAGGCACATGGCAAGTTGTTTTTAGATGTCCGCTCTCCTAAATTGCAAAGGTTCATGCAGGGCGAAGTGCTTTTAACCAAAAGACAGACCCAAACCTTTAAACTCAACAACGCCTCCACCCAAATCACTAACATTGAGGGGCGCATTAAAACCTACGAATACACCCAAACCAAGCAAAAAGATCACAGCATCAACGCCCCCTACCAACGCTATACCCTGCAACAAAAAGCCCCAGCTCGTTTTGAAATTGCCATTGACAAAATCCCCTATGAGTTTGACACACAGGGTTGTAGGATTGTGATTAGAAAGCAACTCATCGACACCTTTGCCAACAGCAAGGAAGTCATGATTAACTTAGATTTTAAAAGGGAACTGCGCAACAAAGCGGGCTTTGATTTGTTTTTAGAATGCCCTTGGTAGTGGCGACCCCTGAAAGATTTGAACTTCCGTTTCCACCTTGAAAGAGTGGTATCCTTGGCCACTAGATGAAGGGGTCTATCAAAAAGGTTTAATGGGGAAGTGGCGGAACGGACGGGACTTGAACCCGCGACCCCCTGCGTGACAGGCAGGTATTCTAACCAGCTGAACTACCGCTCCGTGGTGGTCGCTATAAGACTCGAACTTATGACATCCACCTTGTAAGGGTGGCGCTCTACCAACTGAGCTAAGCGACCTTGTGGTGACTCCTAGGGGATTTGAACCCCTGTAACCACCGTGAAAGGGTGGTATCCTAACCACTAGATGAAGGAGCCTTGGTGACCCGTGTTGGATTCGAACCAACGGCCCATTCCTTAAAAGGGAATTGCTCTACCTGCTGAGCTAACGGGTCAAGCACACAAAAAGGCAATACTACACTATTTTAAAGATTTTGTCAAGCTCACAATTAGAATAAAAGGGGCGAAGTGCTTTGGCTTTGTTGGGGGATTACCGTGCCCTTAATGGTGTAATAGGTTTCGCCATTGATGTGTTGCACCACCACATCTTCGGGGACATCAAAGTGCCGTTTAAGATTAGGATCAAACTTTAAAACCTTTTTCATGAAGTCGCCAAAGACGGGTGCAGCCACCACCCCTCCCGTCATCGCCTGCCCAATACTCGTATTGTCGTCGCGCCCAAACCACACAATGGCTTGCAAACTCGGGCTAAAGCCACAAAACCACGCATCTACATAGTTATTCGAGGTCCCTGTTTTGCCTGCAATCTCTAAACCAGGCACCTGTGCCCTGTGCCCTGTGCCCTTTTCCACAACATTTTTAAGCACAGATAAAGTTAAAAAGGCTTGGGCTTGGCTTAAGATATTTTTAGGGGTCATGAGCCTTAGAGGTTTATCCTGCCCCCTTGCATCCGTAACGCTTTCAATCAATGTAGGCTCTACAATGCTGCCATAATTAGAAAAGAGCGAATATTGCATGCTCGCCTCTAGGGGCGAAATACCAAAACTACCTAGCGCAATGGACATGTTTTTAGGCAAGTCCTCAAACCCAAAAGAGCTAAGATCCCGATAAATGGTGTCAAAGCCCACATAGTCCACAAGGTTGATGGTGGCGAGGTTAAGCGAGTGGGTGAGAGCGTCTTTTAGAGTCACCAGGCCGTTGACCTTACGGTTGTAGTTTCTAGGGCGCCAGTGGCGCTTTTTAGGAATTGTGCCGTTGCGGTTATTGAAGCTGCGCGCCACATCGGGGATCAAAGATGCGCTAGAGAGTCCATTGTCAAAGGCGATTTGGTAAATGAAGGGCTTTACAGCACTGCCCAGTTGGCGCTTGGCCTGGGTGGCTCTGTTAAAGGCACTCTTGTTGTGATCCACGCCCCCCACGAGGGCTAAGATGTGCCCGCTTTTGACATCTGTTACGACCATCGCACCATTAAGGGTGCTGTCCTCTTGTTCGCGCAACTGCTTGAGCATGTTTTTGTAGCCCAATTTCAAGGAATCACGGGCAAATTTTTGGTAATCCAAGTCTACATATAGTTTAATGGTGTAGCCCCCAGTCTTAAGGTCGGGCAAGAAACCCAATATCCGCACCACTTCATCCACTACATAGGGAGCGACATTTTGGGTTGTGGTGGTGTGGTAGACCTTAGGCACCTCGTTTAGGGCCACATCCATCTCTTTTTGGCTGATCCAACCCAAATCGTACATGCGTTTGATAATGCCATTAGCCCGTGCTAGGGAAAACTCCAATCGCCTAGTGGGGTCATAAAAAGAGGGCGCACGAGGCAAGGCGACCAGCATAGCAATTTCCTTCAAGCTCAAAAGGGCTAGGGGTTTTTTAAAGTAGCCAAGGGCGGCAGTTTTGATGCCATAAAAGCCGTGTCCAAAAAAGGTTTGGTTAAAGTAGCGTTCTAAAATCTGCTCTTTACTTAGCACTCGCTCTAATTTGAGCGATAAAACTATTTCCTTAAGCTTGCGATCCAAGGTCTTGGCCCGGGTTAAAAGCATGTTTTTTACGAGCTGCTGCGTTAGGGTGCTGCCCCCCTCGGCGTATTTTTGGTTGCGTAAATTCTTAATAAAAGCACGCAAAATTGCATCCAAATTCACGCCATTGTGCTCGAAAAATAAGGTGTCTTCTACAGCTAATAAGGCTTCCACCATGCGCGGGGGGATTTCATTAAAATGGGTGTAAATACGAAACTCTTTATCGTAAAGGTTGGCGATGAGCCGCCCCTTAGTGTCTACAATCTTTGTAGTTAAGTTGGGCCTATAATCCACCACACTTTGGATATCCTTGTCTGCCTCTTGCCATAAGTAAAACAAATACCCCCCGCCAAAGACCCCACCCAAAACTACGGGCAAAATAAATAAAACCCATAGGATTTTTTTAAGAACTTGCATTAAAATTTCTTTTTATTCGCATCCTCTAAAATGTCTTGAGAAATGCGATCGATGTTGTTACCCACTTCTAAAGAAGTGTTGGCGATAGTGAGATTGTTTTGCGTGTCTTTTTTGAAAGCTTGTAAAGAGGCGTTGATCCCCTCCACGCTTTGGCTCTGGGCTTTAATGGACTCAGAAGTGTCGGCGATGCTTTGCACTAAAACATTAATATTTGCCTCAATTTCACCCAAGCTCTTTTGGGTGCGCTCGGCAAGTTTACGCACCTCATCAGCCACCACGGCAAAACCCCGCCCGTGTTGCCCAGCACGCGCCGCCTCAATGGCTGCGTTTAGAGCCAGTAAGTTTGTTTGGTCAGCAATGTCTTTAATGATCTCCACAATGTTTCTAATGTCTTGCCCCTGTGCAATCATTTCCTCACTTTTTTGGCCAATGCTAGCGATGCTCTCTGTGATAGATTCGATAGATTTAGAAGTTTGGAGCAGGTTTTTATTTTGCTGGTTTGCGCTGTTTGTGAGCTGATCAACACAGGCTTTTAAACCCTTTGATTCTTTTGTGAGTGCACTGGCAAAATCTAGCGAAGTGCGCAACATTTTTGTGATCTCAGTTCCTAAAGCATCGATGGCCCTTTCAACATCACCAGAGGGGTTAGGGATACTCTTCGTGAAGTCTAAGGCTTGGTAACGCTCAAAAGCTTGGTTAATGATTTGCATATAAGAGCCTATGTGTTGTTGTAAATACACCACCACATCGTTAAAGAGTCCTCTAAGTTGCAAAAGATCCGGGTTATTGGGCGTGGCCGTGATCTTTTGCGTAAAATCCCCCTCTTTAATGTGGCGCACCACAGTGAGCATATTTTCAATGGTCGCGCTGTCGGCTTTGGTGTTCTCGTGGATTTTTAAGATGTTTTCATTAATGGATTGTTGCATATACCCAATCTCATCGAGCATTTTAGGTTCGACAATGTGCACATCTTTATTGTTTTTAGGGTCGTTAAGCAGTCTAAAGAAACTGCTCAGGGTGTTAGAAACCACTCCGATACGATCGCCCACGAGGTAACGCACAAGAAAATAGACGATCACCACCAGCACCACTACCACCACTAACCCCATGACCAAAATCAATTTTTGCAAATAACTGGCCGCTGCAAAGATTTCTTTTTTGCTTGCAAACCGCGCGACAGCCCAATTGAATTTAAAATCATCGGGACCAATTTTGCTAAATATGTCAAAGGATTTCACCACTAAAAAACTATCTTTATTGGTGCTGATGGCGTGGTAATCCATAGCCCCAGAGCGGCTTTCATGCACCATCGCCACTAAGTGTGCCGCCGTAGGATCACGATTGACATCGCTCAAGAGTTTGCCTTGAATACTTTTGTTGTATGTCAGCAATAAATAGCCGTTTTGTTGCATCACAAAGGTGTCGTTTTTGCTACGCATGACAATATCAGCAAAACCATCAATGCTGACAAAAGCGATCATCACCCCCACTAATTTAGTTTTGCCATGTTCATTCTTGTCAAGAGGCACCGCCAATTCAAAGCCGAAGATTCTTTGCCCACCAATCTCTCTAAAATAGGGTTTTGTTTTAAGAATCTTGCCATCTTGTAGCACTTGACGCGTGATTCCAGGATTGTAAAAATCCTTTTTAATGGAAGTTTCTAGGGTATCTCCCACTTTGCTCGTAATATAAGAACCGTTAGGATCACCCACAGCGGACACGCTAACCAGTTTCACACGTACGGTGCTATTTAAAAACTTTCGGATCAACTGCTGTCTTTCGCTTTCATTGTGGGTTAAATCAATGGAGGCGAGATTCTCCGCTAAAGTGCTCATGGATTCAAACATGCGATTCATCACCCTTTGCAGGCGGGCGGCGTTTTCATCGACATTTCTCTGCATGGTTTCAATGGTGGTGTTGCGCGTAACAGTCCTCACCTGTTTGCTGATCACCACCCCCATGGTTGTAATACCCAACACCACCACCACGCACACACCCATAATGATCTTAGCGGCAATCCCTAATTTAGAAAACATGGCATCCCTTTCTCGAGCACAACTCTAAACATCGACCTAAAAATCCTTTTTGAGTATCTCTTCTACTTTAAGAATTGAAACCAATTTATCCTCCCGCTTGCCAATACCATAAATCAGCTGGTCATTTTCCAAAAGGGTTTCGGGCACCGGATCGATGTCGGATTGTTTAATGCGGATTGCCTCTGTCAAGCGGTCGATAAAAAAGCCGGCAATTTGGTCGTTGTGGCGCACAACTAAATAACGCATGTCTTTATTGAGCTTTTCAGCAGGTAAGCCAAACTTCAAGCGCAGACTAATCAAAGGAAAGACATTGCCCCTAAGATTGAACACCCCCAACACATAATTAGGCGTTCCAGGCACGCGCGTGTAGCCTATGGGTTTGACAATCTCTAAAATATTTAAAATGGGGATGGCGTATTCCTCGTTGCCGATGATAAAGCCGATGAATTGTAAAATCTCCTCATTGTCCTCAAGTTTTTCATCTTTATTACCCTTTTTCTGCTTCTCAAACAGCTCTTTTAATGCCATTGCGTTTTGTTGCATATGTGTTCCTTAGTCCTCTAATTTAATGCTGCGCTTAACCACATTTGCCAAATACTCGGGGCTGTAGGGTTTAGTGATGTATTCGGTCATGCCACTCTCCACGCCCCTAATGCGATCAGTCTTGGTTACCCTTGAGGTTACGGCGATGAGGGGCAGGTTTTTAAACTTATTGTATTTACGCACCTCAGCCGCAAAAGTGTAGCCGTCCATTTTAGGCATTTCAATGTCTACCAAGACCGCATCGGGGGTTTTGTCGGCGTTTTTCACCATTTCTAGTCCCTCCAAACCATTTGTGGCTTCAAGCACGGTTACGCCTAGCGGTTTTAAAGATTTACGCATCACCGCCCTATCCGTGCTGCTGTCATCAATGGCTAAGATGATATAATCGCTGGGGTTGTTTTTGGCGTTGGAGTTTTGCGCCTGATCCATCAAGCTATTGACATTGACCTTGATGTTTTTAGCCATCTCCATCATTGTGCCAACATCCACAATGAGCGTGATCTTGCCATCGCCACGCACCGTAGCCCCCGCAATGCCCTTTGTACTTTTTAAATAGTAACCCAAAGACTTGATCACGACCTCCTCTTGCCCGATCAAATAATCCACAATCAGTCCAATCTTTTGATCGGCTAAACCAATGATGACAACGTACACCTCTCTAGAGGTCTCCAAGATCGCATCGACTTTAAAAATATCTGCCAAACGCACGAGCGAAAGCACTTCATCACGCAAGCGCAATACACTCTTGCCATCCACGCTGTAAATCTCATCTTGACTAATACGCACCGTTTCAAGCACTGAAGATAGGGGGATCGCATAATACTCCTCTTGCACGCCCACGAGCAAAGCCTGAATAATGGCTAGGGTTAAGGGGATTTTGAGCTTTTGCGTGGTCCTTACCCCCACTTCTGACTCCAACTCAATGATCCCATTGAGCTTTTCAATATTCGTTTTCACCACATCCATGCCCACACCCCGCCCGGATACATTGCTTAGAGTCTTGGCGGTTGAAAAGCCGGGCTTAAAGATGATGTTTAAAGCCTCTTTGTCCGTCATTGTGGCGGCTTCTCTCTCGGTGATCACGCCCTTTTCAATGGCTTTTTCTTTAAGTTTTTTAGGGTCTAGTCCCGTGCCATCATCAGTGATTTTAATCACAATGTGGTTGCCCTCGTTGTAAGCACTTAGCTCCACACGCCCTGTTTCAGGTTTGCCTAGCATTTTGCGATCTTCGGGCTTTTCAATCCCATGGTCGCAAGAGTTGCGGATAATGTGGATCAAGGGATCGCCGATCTCTTCTACAATAGACTTGTCTAGCTCCGTTTCCTCTCCATCGATCACAAGTTCAATGCTCTTGCCAAGCTCACGGCTCAAATCACGCACCATGCGGGGAAATTTATTAAAGACTTTACCAATGGGTTGCATGCGTGTTTTCATCACAGCTAATTGAAGGTCTGTGGTTACG is a genomic window of Helicobacter sp. NHP19-012 containing:
- a CDS encoding cell surface protein, producing the protein MERIWAHRGGFLLACCLGVFFGCGQPQNHAPINYNFNYKEDITNTVNQNHLQASRTAPIVTSQTKHIIRLKTNGPKKVVFSQENYYPLSEGEVGIEEAHGKLFLDVRSPKLQRFMQGEVLLTKRQTQTFKLNNASTQITNIEGRIKTYEYTQTKQKDHSINAPYQRYTLQQKAPARFEIAIDKIPYEFDTQGCRIVIRKQLIDTFANSKEVMINLDFKRELRNKAGFDLFLECPW
- a CDS encoding transglycosylase domain-containing protein, with amino-acid sequence MQVLKKILWVLFILPVVLGGVFGGGYLFYLWQEADKDIQSVVDYRPNLTTKIVDTKGRLIANLYDKEFRIYTHFNEIPPRMVEALLAVEDTLFFEHNGVNLDAILRAFIKNLRNQKYAEGGSTLTQQLVKNMLLTRAKTLDRKLKEIVLSLKLERVLSKEQILERYFNQTFFGHGFYGIKTAALGYFKKPLALLSLKEIAMLVALPRAPSFYDPTRRLEFSLARANGIIKRMYDLGWISQKEMDVALNEVPKVYHTTTTQNVAPYVVDEVVRILGFLPDLKTGGYTIKLYVDLDYQKFARDSLKLGYKNMLKQLREQEDSTLNGAMVVTDVKSGHILALVGGVDHNKSAFNRATQAKRQLGSAVKPFIYQIAFDNGLSSASLIPDVARSFNNRNGTIPKKRHWRPRNYNRKVNGLVTLKDALTHSLNLATINLVDYVGFDTIYRDLSSFGFEDLPKNMSIALGSFGISPLEASMQYSLFSNYGSIVEPTLIESVTDARGQDKPLRLMTPKNILSQAQAFLTLSVLKNVVEKGTGHRAQVPGLEIAGKTGTSNNYVDAWFCGFSPSLQAIVWFGRDDNTSIGQAMTGGVVAAPVFGDFMKKVLKFDPNLKRHFDVPEDVVVQHINGETYYTIKGTVIPQQSQSTSPLLF
- a CDS encoding methyl-accepting chemotaxis protein — translated: MFSKLGIAAKIIMGVCVVVVLGITTMGVVISKQVRTVTRNTTIETMQRNVDENAARLQRVMNRMFESMSTLAENLASIDLTHNESERQQLIRKFLNSTVRVKLVSVSAVGDPNGSYITSKVGDTLETSIKKDFYNPGITRQVLQDGKILKTKPYFREIGGQRIFGFELAVPLDKNEHGKTKLVGVMIAFVSIDGFADIVMRSKNDTFVMQQNGYLLLTYNKSIQGKLLSDVNRDPTAAHLVAMVHESRSGAMDYHAISTNKDSFLVVKSFDIFSKIGPDDFKFNWAVARFASKKEIFAAASYLQKLILVMGLVVVVVLVVIVYFLVRYLVGDRIGVVSNTLSSFFRLLNDPKNNKDVHIVEPKMLDEIGYMQQSINENILKIHENTKADSATIENMLTVVRHIKEGDFTQKITATPNNPDLLQLRGLFNDVVVYLQQHIGSYMQIINQAFERYQALDFTKSIPNPSGDVERAIDALGTEITKMLRTSLDFASALTKESKGLKACVDQLTNSANQQNKNLLQTSKSIESITESIASIGQKSEEMIAQGQDIRNIVEIIKDIADQTNLLALNAAIEAARAGQHGRGFAVVADEVRKLAERTQKSLGEIEANINVLVQSIADTSESIKAQSQSVEGINASLQAFKKDTQNNLTIANTSLEVGNNIDRISQDILEDANKKKF
- a CDS encoding chemotaxis protein CheW, with protein sequence MALKELFEKQKKGNKDEKLEDNEEILQFIGFIIGNEEYAIPILNILEIVKPIGYTRVPGTPNYVLGVFNLRGNVFPLISLRLKFGLPAEKLNKDMRYLVVRHNDQIAGFFIDRLTEAIRIKQSDIDPVPETLLENDQLIYGIGKREDKLVSILKVEEILKKDF